The uncultured Fibrobacter sp. region CAGCGGATTGAATGAAAACTGATTTTTTCATTCGAATAAATATTGAAATAAGCGGTAGAGGAAGACCCCGGATACACATAGAATCGGTATGCCGATTTATTGTCACCATACGAATTCTGGGCCGACGTCCAGAAGGATGCTCCAGTGCCAATGCTACGGTATTCGCCACTGTAATCATAGTAATTCGCTAAATATATCGTCATTCCATATTCATCCGTCGGATTGTCCCAATCTGCATAGGAAGGCGAAATATCCGCAAGCACAATTTCGTCCGAAAGCAAGGCGACCGTGTTGTTCCCCGTAGCCTCATACAAGGCCATCCATTCCAGCGAATCGGGCAAATGGAATCCTTCCGGGCAAATTCCCCGCACCGGATACGTCGGCGAAAGGACATTTTCCCACCCGCAGCCCTTTGCATTATCGCCAAACACGGCGGCACTATCCATCGCCACAGACCACGTATAATGACACCCATACTTATAGATGCTGTCGGCCGTGCTAAAGCACTTCATTCGACCTTGCAAGGCAGGGTAGCCGACACTATCGACATAGCGCATATTTTCAGCCATCCACAGCTGGTTTTCTATCGTAGTCACACGATAAACGTTTCCATCGCGCAGATCTCGAATCCGATGAATGCGCCACGCCCCATCGACACATTTGAGACTCTGTACCGACAAGTCACTTCCTTTCAATTCGAGAGTATCGCCATTCATCGACTTGCTGCATTTGCCGACATTCAATTCCTTTTGCCAGAACCCACGCAAGTACTTTTCAAAGTCGGGAACCGTTTCCGAAAGCTTCCACCCGGCCACGTTATTTCGAATGCGGATCAGGCGCCCCGTCAAGTCCGTGCGTAAAGCCCAGTCCACCAATTTTCTTTTCGTCGCCTCATCATTCCATTCTCCGTCCTGCTCCATGTCACTTGCAATTTCGGCCAAGAGGGCGACCATTTCCGCTTCGGTGCGGTCCCCCTGCAAAAGCACCGACACCGCAAGGAGCGCCGCATCGGCATCCGTTTTTCCAAATACATCCATATCCTCGGATTCTGTCTTAAAGTCCGTTGCATCGATATCGAAAATGTTCATCAGTTCCGATTGTGCCATACGCTTTGCGGCCCGAACAGTCATCTTTTCATGCGTCACCAAGTAGTATACACGGTCGTATTCCAAATGCGTAAGCAGGTTCACGTTCACCGATTTTCGCATGAGCATATTCGTTACCGCACGTAGCTTAATCGAAGCCTTAGAAGGCACGCCCGTCACCTCGTTGCGATACTCCCCGTCCACCACGATAAGCGCATATTGGCTTACCAGGTCGCGGCTCGCAAATTTATAGCGACCGTCATCGCGTGTAATGTAGCTTACAAAGTTTCCGTTCGTCTGCTTCAGGGTACGACCATCCGAAAGTTCGTACAGGTACACCGTCGCGCCCTTAAGGAACGGCCCCTTCTGCGACAATCCTGTCAAGGAATCCAGAGCGACCGCCACCTTTTCCGAATCAAGTTCCACGCTTGCGTGCGCAAAGCCCTTCAGTTCAATAATTTCTCCGTCGCAAAGAATCTTTACCGTAGAATCACTCTGGTCGACAATGGTACATCCCTCGCCATCGGCACCTTTCTTGCCGTTTTCACCAGCGTTTCCGGAATCCCCCTGATCGCCCTTGGCGCCGTTCTTACCATTCGAGCCATTTTTTCCGTTTCGGCCCTTTTCCCCCTCGGGGCCATCGACACCGTTCAGGCCATTCAGCACGACTCCGATGGAGTCCCCGTTACACACGACCTTGAAACCCGTTGAATCATCCAGTTCTTCTGAATAACAGAAGAAATTTTCGCCCGCAGATACCGAATCCCTAGCCGTCGGAACCGTCGCGTACCAAAGACCATCGACACAGACGCGCACCGAAGATTCCCCCTTCACCAGGATTCGCTCGCCCTCAATGGAACGTTCGCATTTCGGAAGGTCTTCGACAGAGGATACCACCTCCGACTTGGACAGAACGACTTCCGTCACTTTTTCAGTCGTAGAACCATCGCCACACGCCGCAAAGACGACGGCTAATAGTCCAACCAGCCAAGTCCACTCCCCCATTCCAATTTTCAAGCATTTCATTTTCTTTTCCCAGCTTTCTTTCAAAATTTCTGTTTCTAGGGACTCTGTAACGGCCCCTACAGCCTACGGTCTCTTTATCGTCGGGACGCTTGCAAGCAGTTTCTTGGTATAATCATGTTGCGGGTTTGTCAGTACGACATCGGCGGCTCCGCGTTCCACCACATGCCCAAAATACATCACCAGCACTTCATCGCTCAAGGCGCGAACCACCTGCATATCGTGACTGATAAAAAGAATCGAAAGTCCGAACTCGTTTCTTAGGTCGTCGAGCAAATGAAGGATCTGCGCCTGCACCGAAACATCGAGTGCGCTAGTCACCTCGTCGCACAAAAGAATCTTCGGACGCACCATGAGGCTCCGGGCAATGCATAGGCGCTGCCGCTGGCCCCCCGAAAATTCGTGGGGGAACTTCTGGAGTGATTCCACGGGCATCGACACGCGCTCCAGAAGTTCTTTTGCGCGCGCCTCCGCAGATTCAAGTTTCACCCCGCGCGCAACCAGCGGCGCCGTGAGGATTTCTGCGACCGTCTGCCGCGGGTTCAAGCTGCTGAACGGATCCTGAAAAATCATCTGCACAAGATCGGACACTCGGCGGTGCTTTCTCGTAGCCCCGTTCGACGGTCCACCCTCCGTAGCGGTCGATTTCACCGAGACCTTTCCTGATTCGACCTTTTCGCCAAAAATCCGGTACTCGCCACAGCTCATAGGAACAAGCCCCACAAGCGACTTCGCAAGCGTCGACTTTCCACAGCCCGACTCGCCCACCACGGCAAGGATTTTCCCCTGCGGAAGCGAAAAGGACACATCGTCCACTGCGGTAAAATAGCTCTGGATCTTACCGAAAACGCCCCCGCGCATCGGGAACTTCACCGTAAGATGCGACACCTCCAGGGCATAGCCCTGAGCCGCATTTTCAATACCGGTAGGCATTCTTTCGGGCTTATCCAAAGACATTGGCTAGGTTCCGGACTCCGTTTCACCATCGAGCCCGGCAAGGGCTTCCTGAACACTCTTTTCGGTAGAAAGCAAAATCTGGCGGCACTTGCGCAAGAGTTCGGTCGCTTCTTTAACCGCTCCGGCCAATTCGTCGATTTCCATTTCTGAATTGTCGATCCGTCCAAGGATGCCTTCTAGGCGCTCCATTGCCGTTTTGTATTCAAGATTTTCGGTACTCATGCCAACGAATATAGTTATCTTTAAACTAGTGAGTTTTCCCCGTATGTCCATAAAGCGCTTTTTAGGCATCAGCCTTACCGTAGCGGCCTCCGCTGTTTCGGTCGCATGCCTCGACATACCCCACAGCCCAAACACCGACGGTAAAATTAAGACAGTCGATGTCTATGTCCGTCAGTTCGGCGAAAGCAAGAGCGAACCGCTCAAGGTGAGTTCCAAGGATTCCGCAAGCCTGATTGCATCGGTATCCCCCGACACCTACAGGGATGACGTCCGCTATTATTGGTATAACGACGATGAACTCATGGACAGCGGGCGCACGTATTCGATACCGATCGAATTCATGCAGTCGAGCTATATCAGCAAAAACTTCATCCCCAACCGTCTTTCTATCGTTGACGATGAAGGAAACGAAATGGGAACCGAATTCCACGTCATTGTCAACGAGCCCCCCGAACTTTCGTCCAGGACCATCCCCGCAGACGGTGACACCCTTTACGGAAATTCGGCCACCCCGATGCTTTTCCGCTGGTATATCTACGAC contains the following coding sequences:
- the xseB gene encoding exodeoxyribonuclease VII small subunit, encoding MSTENLEYKTAMERLEGILGRIDNSEMEIDELAGAVKEATELLRKCRQILLSTEKSVQEALAGLDGETESGT
- a CDS encoding FISUMP domain-containing protein, translating into MKCLKIGMGEWTWLVGLLAVVFAACGDGSTTEKVTEVVLSKSEVVSSVEDLPKCERSIEGERILVKGESSVRVCVDGLWYATVPTARDSVSAGENFFCYSEELDDSTGFKVVCNGDSIGVVLNGLNGVDGPEGEKGRNGKNGSNGKNGAKGDQGDSGNAGENGKKGADGEGCTIVDQSDSTVKILCDGEIIELKGFAHASVELDSEKVAVALDSLTGLSQKGPFLKGATVYLYELSDGRTLKQTNGNFVSYITRDDGRYKFASRDLVSQYALIVVDGEYRNEVTGVPSKASIKLRAVTNMLMRKSVNVNLLTHLEYDRVYYLVTHEKMTVRAAKRMAQSELMNIFDIDATDFKTESEDMDVFGKTDADAALLAVSVLLQGDRTEAEMVALLAEIASDMEQDGEWNDEATKRKLVDWALRTDLTGRLIRIRNNVAGWKLSETVPDFEKYLRGFWQKELNVGKCSKSMNGDTLELKGSDLSVQSLKCVDGAWRIHRIRDLRDGNVYRVTTIENQLWMAENMRYVDSVGYPALQGRMKCFSTADSIYKYGCHYTWSVAMDSAAVFGDNAKGCGWENVLSPTYPVRGICPEGFHLPDSLEWMALYEATGNNTVALLSDEIVLADISPSYADWDNPTDEYGMTIYLANYYDYSGEYRSIGTGASFWTSAQNSYGDNKSAYRFYVYPGSSSTAYFNIYSNEKISFHSIRCVLGLEE
- a CDS encoding ATP-binding cassette domain-containing protein codes for the protein MSLDKPERMPTGIENAAQGYALEVSHLTVKFPMRGGVFGKIQSYFTAVDDVSFSLPQGKILAVVGESGCGKSTLAKSLVGLVPMSCGEYRIFGEKVESGKVSVKSTATEGGPSNGATRKHRRVSDLVQMIFQDPFSSLNPRQTVAEILTAPLVARGVKLESAEARAKELLERVSMPVESLQKFPHEFSGGQRQRLCIARSLMVRPKILLCDEVTSALDVSVQAQILHLLDDLRNEFGLSILFISHDMQVVRALSDEVLVMYFGHVVERGAADVVLTNPQHDYTKKLLASVPTIKRP